DNA from Williamwhitmania taraxaci:
CATTGCACAAAAACCAGCGGGAATACTAACTCATGGCGTTGGAGATGATAATTGGAAATCGTTCTTTGGTATGATGGCCAGCTACACAAAAGAGATCACCAATGGGAAGGAACGCATTTTTATTGTGCATAGGCTCGACAGGGAGGTAACTGGCTTGCTTATTCTTGCCAAGAGCGAAAAGGTTCAGGAGCAGCTTAAAAACAATTGGAAAAGCGTTGAGAAATACTACTATGCACTAGTGGAGCATGCCCCTAAGGATCCTGAAGGAACAATAGAGAGTTGGCTTCACGAGCATCCGGTAAGCCTAAAAGTTTACTCCGGCTCCGAGAGCCCTAATGCCAAGTTTGCCAAGACCCACTACCGCACCATTTCGCAGGAGGGCAAGTATACCCTTCTCGAGATTAAGCTCGATACCGGACGGAAAAATCAAATTAGAGTTCACCTTGCGGATATGGGCTGCCCTATTGTGGGCGATTATCGCTACGGTGCCAGCGCGGAGATAAAGCGTCAGATTAGGCTTTGCGCATTCTCCCTTAGCTTTCCGCATCCTATAACTGGAGAGATAATAAGCGCAGAGGTAAAGCTACCCAAATCGTTCCTTCGTCCAGGCGATACAGAGGAAGCCTATAAATAACAGATAATTGTACGATTTCAAAATTTGAAGATGGCTATGGGCAAGGCTATTTCTTCAAATTTATTCGATTAACCCGCATTTAAATTTTGCTATCCCGCAACATCATATTGAGCATATGCTTATATTTGTGCAATTCAAATGAGTATATGCCCAGAAAGAAGTGTTGCCGTAAAGTTTCAATTAGCCCTGTTTCAGAAGGATTCTCACCCTTTGGTTTGAGCAAACGTACATCACAATCAATAACTCTTAATCTCGACGAATTTGAGGCTATTCGGTTAGCCGACCATCTTGGCCTTTACCACGAAGAGGCAGCTACACGAATGGGAGTTTCAAGAGCCACGTTTGGACGCATACTTTCTGCGGCGCGAGGAGTTGTAGCCGATGCGCTTGTAAATGGTAAGCGTCTTCAGATTGCAGGAATAGACACTCATATGGTAATTGAATGCAGCAGCTGTGGCGAAACTAGCTGCCTGTGCTCCAAAGAAAATCAGCACTGTAAACACGACACAAACATAAATTTAATACCACAATAACATGAAAAAAGTAGCATTGCCTTCGAGAGAGAATATGGTAGATGGTCACTTTGGCCACTGCGAATACTTTACGGTATACACCATTAACAGCGATAACAGCATTGCCGGCAAAGAGATTGTAGCCTCCCCCAATGGATGTGGATGCAAATCGAACATAGCTAGCGTGCTTT
Protein-coding regions in this window:
- a CDS encoding DUF134 domain-containing protein, with amino-acid sequence MPRKKCCRKVSISPVSEGFSPFGLSKRTSQSITLNLDEFEAIRLADHLGLYHEEAATRMGVSRATFGRILSAARGVVADALVNGKRLQIAGIDTHMVIECSSCGETSCLCSKENQHCKHDTNINLIPQ
- a CDS encoding RluA family pseudouridine synthase — protein: MKLHTDKPISLFDLVMGQLNLGSKTKGKKIVEYSTIHINGKAINNPRYMVNPGDEVTLEREGKPIRKIKAPFPILYEDDDLLIAQKPAGILTHGVGDDNWKSFFGMMASYTKEITNGKERIFIVHRLDREVTGLLILAKSEKVQEQLKNNWKSVEKYYYALVEHAPKDPEGTIESWLHEHPVSLKVYSGSESPNAKFAKTHYRTISQEGKYTLLEIKLDTGRKNQIRVHLADMGCPIVGDYRYGASAEIKRQIRLCAFSLSFPHPITGEIISAEVKLPKSFLRPGDTEEAYK